One window from the genome of Metabacillus flavus encodes:
- a CDS encoding fluoride efflux transporter FluC — MNYFAIGLAGAAGALLRYATGLAGSAAGFPAGTFFANITGCFLLSFLTAAVFKMDRFPKKLAAPIGTGLIGSYTTFSAFSIEAVQLMDKGDVQMALLYIGASAVLGFLFSITGIIAGSAFLERRVRE, encoded by the coding sequence ATGAATTATTTTGCCATCGGACTTGCTGGCGCTGCAGGCGCCCTTCTCAGATATGCAACGGGTCTTGCGGGAAGTGCAGCAGGATTTCCCGCTGGAACGTTTTTCGCCAATATAACCGGATGCTTTCTATTAAGTTTTTTGACCGCTGCTGTATTTAAAATGGACAGGTTCCCTAAAAAGCTGGCAGCACCCATTGGGACAGGTCTGATTGGTTCCTATACAACGTTTTCCGCGTTCAGCATTGAAGCCGTGCAGCTTATGGACAAGGGGGATGTGCAGATGGCATTGCTCTATATTGGAGCGAGTGCGGTCTTGGGTTTCCTTTTTTCGATCACAGGTATTATTGCAGGCAGTGCCTTCTTAGAAAGGAGGGTGCGGGAATGA
- a CDS encoding DinB family protein, translating into MPSILLSQFKTIRNWSIGVAEELSEEIAATQPNGFNNTIKWHLRHIITEAEYFMLELPQHSVQLPSVLFSPGTKPVDWDGELPSLSELVSTLKARLARINKNSPEGLNQPLKEPVHEFITAVDAAAFSVLHESLHLRQIMAMKQIIASAK; encoded by the coding sequence ATGCCATCCATTCTTCTCAGTCAGTTTAAGACGATAAGAAACTGGAGTATCGGAGTGGCAGAAGAGCTTTCAGAGGAAATTGCAGCAACTCAGCCAAATGGATTCAACAATACGATTAAATGGCATTTACGTCATATCATTACAGAGGCGGAGTACTTTATGCTTGAACTTCCCCAGCACTCTGTTCAGCTCCCAAGCGTACTTTTTTCTCCAGGTACAAAACCAGTGGATTGGGATGGAGAATTACCGTCTTTATCAGAGCTTGTCTCAACACTTAAAGCCCGGCTAGCCCGTATTAATAAAAACTCTCCTGAAGGATTAAATCAGCCTTTAAAAGAACCGGTTCATGAATTCATCACAGCTGTTGATGCCGCAGCTTTTTCCGTCTTGCACGAATCGCTTCATCTCAGACAAATCATGGCAATGAAGCAGATCATAGCCTCTGCCAAGTAG
- a CDS encoding RNA polymerase sigma factor: MVENNDAVLYERLAAKDKQAFETLYDRYEKLLFSFAFKITKDRGLAEEVMQDVFVKLWNGTHAFDSSKGKFSSWLLTITRNKAIDMIRKYAKHEHVELMDKDSLISDEKPVDKAVEWKEDREMIQSAVSKLNTEQQKVIDLFYFKGFSQQKISEKCGVPLGTVKGRIRLALKHLRETLEKGGRSDYEA; the protein is encoded by the coding sequence ATGGTCGAAAACAATGATGCCGTACTCTATGAAAGGCTTGCTGCCAAAGACAAGCAAGCTTTTGAAACGCTGTATGACCGCTATGAAAAACTGTTATTTTCCTTTGCTTTTAAAATCACGAAAGATCGCGGCTTGGCAGAAGAGGTCATGCAGGATGTATTCGTTAAGCTCTGGAATGGAACACATGCCTTCGACTCTTCCAAAGGAAAGTTCTCCTCATGGCTCCTTACCATTACACGAAATAAGGCGATAGACATGATAAGAAAGTATGCAAAGCACGAGCATGTTGAGTTGATGGATAAAGATTCCTTAATCAGCGATGAAAAACCTGTCGACAAGGCAGTTGAATGGAAAGAAGACAGAGAAATGATCCAAAGCGCAGTATCCAAGCTTAACACGGAGCAGCAAAAGGTGATTGACCTCTTTTATTTCAAAGGCTTCAGCCAGCAAAAGATTTCCGAAAAATGCGGAGTTCCTCTTGGAACTGTTAAAGGAAGAATAAGGCTCGCACTAAAGCATCTTAGAGAGACATTGGAGAAGGGAGGGAGGTCTGATTATGAAGCCTGA
- a CDS encoding DUF4440 domain-containing protein, whose protein sequence is MKANLAGLQDQLKELEECLLQPEIRTSAEELDRLLADDFLEITSSGKTKDKCDCMNGLDVPEMKLSHFSIRLLSEGLVQTFYTVHILEKKTLRSSIWRYKGQKWQMIFHQGTLSE, encoded by the coding sequence ATGAAAGCGAATTTAGCTGGATTACAGGATCAATTAAAAGAATTGGAAGAGTGCTTGCTGCAGCCGGAAATACGTACGTCTGCAGAGGAGCTTGACCGGCTTTTGGCGGATGATTTCCTGGAAATCACAAGCTCAGGAAAGACCAAAGATAAGTGTGATTGTATGAACGGGCTGGACGTTCCGGAAATGAAGCTTTCACACTTCTCAATCCGGTTACTGAGTGAAGGACTCGTGCAGACCTTTTATACCGTTCACATTTTGGAGAAGAAAACCCTGCGCAGCTCGATTTGGCGCTATAAAGGACAGAAATGGCAGATGATTTTTCATCAGGGGACTCTTTCAGAATGA
- a CDS encoding fluoride efflux transporter FluC yields MIGFLSIAGGGFLGAISRYALSRKWNRTSLPYGTLIVNLLGAFILGMIAGSGLAGPFFLFAATGFLGAFTTFSTLNLELAKQVMERKYKEFLIYGGMTYIGGLLLAFAGFWIGNSM; encoded by the coding sequence ATGATCGGTTTTTTATCCATAGCTGGAGGCGGATTCCTTGGAGCGATTTCACGTTACGCTTTGAGCCGGAAATGGAATAGGACCTCACTTCCTTATGGCACCCTGATCGTTAATTTGTTAGGTGCCTTTATCCTTGGCATGATAGCAGGAAGCGGGCTTGCCGGACCTTTTTTTCTCTTTGCTGCAACAGGATTTCTTGGAGCGTTTACTACGTTTTCAACATTAAACCTTGAATTGGCAAAGCAAGTCATGGAGAGGAAGTATAAAGAATTTTTGATTTATGGAGGCATGACATACATAGGCGGTCTGCTGCTTGCGTTTGCAGGGTTTTGGATTGGAAATAGTATGTAG
- a CDS encoding maltose acetyltransferase domain-containing protein: MKTEKEKMMAGEMYMPNDAQLFEERVNARKLTRLLNETTEQEGEERVRIIKELFGSVGKEIWLEPSFRCDYGYNIHAGESFFANFDCVFLDVCEIRFGDNCMIGPGVHIYTATHPLHPAERNSGKEYGKPITIGNNVWIGGAAVINPGITIGDNAVIAGGAVVVKDVPANCVVGGNPARVLKVIEI, from the coding sequence ATGAAAACAGAAAAAGAAAAGATGATGGCAGGGGAAATGTACATGCCGAATGACGCCCAGCTGTTTGAAGAGCGGGTGAACGCAAGGAAACTGACGAGACTTCTGAATGAAACGACGGAGCAGGAGGGAGAGGAAAGAGTCCGCATTATAAAAGAACTCTTCGGCTCGGTCGGTAAAGAAATATGGCTGGAACCATCTTTCCGGTGTGACTATGGGTATAACATCCATGCTGGAGAATCATTTTTTGCTAATTTTGATTGTGTGTTCCTTGATGTATGCGAAATCCGGTTTGGCGATAACTGCATGATTGGACCTGGTGTACATATTTATACCGCAACCCACCCGCTTCATCCTGCCGAACGAAACAGCGGCAAAGAATACGGAAAACCAATCACAATCGGGAATAACGTGTGGATTGGAGGTGCTGCGGTCATCAACCCGGGCATAACAATCGGGGACAATGCCGTCATTGCCGGAGGTGCGGTCGTTGTAAAGGATGTACCTGCCAACTGTGTCGTCGGGGGGAACCCTGCGAGAGTATTGAAGGTAATAGAAATATAA
- a CDS encoding Lrp/AsnC family transcriptional regulator — MLDQTDQRIISELMKNGRITMKELGEKVHLTGQAASSRVIKLEEEGVIEGYTIHLNEKKAGYSIHAFLNIYTNSFNHQPYLNYLSTQKEYVLKNFKISGDGCYLLECRFPGNEELDAFLTGLTSHVNYKLSIVINETQIV; from the coding sequence TTGCTTGATCAAACCGATCAAAGGATTATAAGCGAGCTCATGAAAAATGGCCGTATCACTATGAAGGAATTAGGAGAGAAGGTTCATTTAACGGGGCAGGCTGCTTCTTCAAGAGTAATCAAGCTTGAGGAGGAGGGGGTTATTGAAGGCTATACAATCCACCTCAATGAAAAGAAAGCAGGATACTCGATTCACGCTTTCCTAAACATATATACAAACAGCTTCAATCACCAGCCTTATTTAAATTACCTTTCTACTCAGAAGGAGTATGTGCTTAAAAATTTTAAGATTAGCGGAGACGGGTGTTATTTGCTCGAATGCCGGTTTCCGGGCAATGAGGAACTGGATGCCTTCTTAACGGGGTTAACCAGCCACGTGAATTACAAGCTGTCCATCGTCATTAATGAGACACAAATTGTGTAA
- a CDS encoding NUDIX hydrolase yields MKRVDVVYSLICDERNERILMVKNSKRDDWSMPGGGVEKGETLTLAAQREAFEETGLTVQIGNLLSVNESFLENMDAHALFFTFKAEIRSGEIAIQDTATIDEIAWMDWETANRLMPYHPKGIKGLLKSSIPYVLEK; encoded by the coding sequence ATGAAACGGGTAGATGTAGTCTATTCTTTAATCTGTGACGAAAGAAACGAGAGAATACTAATGGTGAAAAACAGCAAACGGGATGATTGGTCAATGCCTGGCGGCGGCGTGGAAAAAGGAGAAACACTCACTCTTGCAGCTCAGCGGGAAGCCTTTGAAGAAACAGGGCTTACCGTCCAAATAGGTAACTTGCTTTCCGTGAACGAGTCTTTCCTCGAAAATATGGATGCTCACGCTCTCTTCTTTACGTTTAAAGCAGAAATCAGGAGCGGGGAAATCGCTATTCAAGATACCGCCACCATTGATGAAATCGCCTGGATGGACTGGGAGACAGCCAATCGCTTGATGCCTTATCATCCCAAAGGAATAAAGGGGCTGCTGAAATCATCCATTCCTTATGTACTGGAAAAGTAA
- a CDS encoding potassium/proton antiporter, which translates to MNFSIDSIIFVVALLLIIGVLTAKFSNRLGLPALVFFVAVGMGLGSYVYFDNAKITQLFGILALIIIIFEGGIQTRWKDLRNVLVPVGSLATIGVLVTTVAAGLFAKFILDLSWLEGLLFGAIVGSTDAAAVFSVLGSKNIRKKLTSTLEAESGSNDPMALFLTVTLVELIQHPDANFFMLVLTFFWEMGFGLIMGLVIGKCAVWLINKIDFDSSGLYPVLTLGLAIFSYGITTMLHASGLLAVYVTAIIIGNSPLTYRHTIIRFNEGFAWMMQILMFIMLGLLVFPEHLIAITWQGLLLAFLLMLVARPLGVFTSMMFSKFSFKEKIFISWAGLRGAVPIVLATYPLMANLENDTLIFNVVFFVVLLSALLQGATISPLANKLKLAEGETKVKSHTLELVSIGKTNNELIELEIPSETPYAGIELKNIDLPTDTLITGVIRGERLITPRGDTILQGKDTLYILVSKKNRDTIQQLFEEKDTAPLD; encoded by the coding sequence TTGAATTTTTCTATCGACAGCATCATATTCGTTGTAGCCTTATTACTAATTATCGGTGTCCTCACCGCTAAATTTTCAAATCGCCTTGGACTGCCTGCGCTGGTCTTTTTCGTTGCTGTCGGAATGGGCCTCGGAAGCTATGTATATTTTGACAACGCGAAAATAACGCAGCTATTTGGTATTTTAGCATTAATCATCATTATCTTCGAAGGCGGAATTCAGACCCGCTGGAAGGATTTAAGAAACGTTTTGGTTCCCGTCGGATCACTTGCCACTATAGGGGTGCTCGTAACAACGGTTGCAGCCGGGCTTTTCGCGAAATTTATTCTTGATTTATCATGGCTTGAAGGACTTCTATTTGGTGCCATTGTTGGATCAACGGACGCTGCAGCAGTGTTTTCTGTACTGGGCAGCAAAAATATACGTAAAAAACTTACTTCAACATTAGAAGCGGAATCAGGTTCCAACGATCCTATGGCCCTGTTCCTGACGGTGACGCTTGTTGAACTAATACAGCACCCGGATGCAAATTTTTTTATGCTCGTCCTGACTTTTTTCTGGGAAATGGGATTTGGATTAATTATGGGGCTTGTGATTGGTAAATGCGCTGTCTGGCTGATTAACAAAATTGATTTTGACTCATCAGGGCTTTATCCTGTTTTGACGCTCGGACTCGCAATCTTCTCATATGGGATCACGACCATGCTGCATGCGAGCGGATTGCTTGCTGTTTATGTAACGGCTATTATTATCGGCAACTCCCCTCTTACCTATCGGCATACCATCATCCGCTTCAATGAAGGCTTCGCCTGGATGATGCAAATTCTCATGTTTATCATGCTTGGATTGCTTGTATTCCCGGAACATCTAATTGCGATTACATGGCAAGGTCTTCTGCTCGCATTCCTGCTTATGCTTGTTGCAAGGCCGCTCGGAGTTTTCACCAGTATGATGTTTAGCAAGTTTTCTTTTAAAGAGAAGATTTTCATTTCATGGGCCGGCTTAAGAGGAGCCGTTCCAATCGTGCTTGCTACTTATCCGCTCATGGCCAACCTTGAAAATGATACGCTCATATTTAACGTCGTTTTCTTTGTTGTCCTGCTTTCTGCCTTGCTGCAGGGAGCAACGATTTCCCCTCTAGCCAACAAGTTGAAGCTTGCGGAGGGAGAAACAAAAGTAAAAAGCCATACTCTTGAGCTTGTTTCCATCGGTAAAACGAATAATGAACTCATCGAATTGGAAATTCCTTCAGAAACTCCTTATGCAGGAATAGAGCTTAAAAACATAGATCTCCCCACAGATACTCTGATTACCGGAGTTATTCGCGGGGAAAGACTCATTACCCCGCGGGGTGATACCATTCTGCAGGGAAAAGATACACTGTACATTCTTGTTTCGAAGAAAAACCGTGATACGATACAGCAGCTATTTGAGGAAAAGGACACCGCTCCTTTAGATTAA
- a CDS encoding anti-sigma factor translates to MKPEQCHHLIDYFNGTMTNEESAEFERHLQECSECREELAEIRTLTEDLPYLSDPAEPSPGLRNRILEAAYEESHPVEAPPELEAFKNKKSLNEPEIKKSKRSQTLIVGGLAAGLVLSLAANVIQMSDDKDGQLVQSEVLERKVALASVEGNETSSANASFLKEKDDQFMVLQADGLPEIKDGELYQVWLIQGEKPVPAGYFTPDEKGNGALVYKVTDEDLDWDTVAITVENEPNLSAPKGKVVLAGKI, encoded by the coding sequence ATGAAGCCTGAACAGTGCCATCATTTAATTGATTATTTTAACGGAACGATGACGAACGAAGAATCAGCTGAATTTGAACGGCATCTGCAGGAATGCAGCGAATGTCGCGAAGAGCTTGCAGAAATTCGTACTTTGACCGAGGACCTTCCTTACCTCTCAGATCCAGCAGAGCCATCGCCAGGACTTAGAAACCGGATTTTGGAAGCAGCGTATGAAGAAAGCCATCCGGTCGAAGCACCTCCTGAATTAGAAGCATTTAAAAATAAAAAATCACTAAACGAACCTGAAATAAAAAAATCAAAGCGGAGCCAGACTTTAATAGTAGGAGGCCTGGCAGCGGGGCTCGTTCTCTCACTCGCCGCTAATGTCATTCAGATGTCTGATGACAAAGATGGACAGCTTGTACAAAGCGAAGTGCTGGAAAGAAAAGTGGCACTTGCCTCTGTTGAAGGAAATGAGACCTCGAGTGCGAACGCCTCTTTCCTCAAGGAAAAGGACGATCAATTCATGGTTCTGCAGGCAGACGGACTTCCGGAAATTAAGGATGGAGAATTATATCAGGTATGGCTGATACAAGGGGAAAAGCCTGTTCCCGCCGGATATTTTACACCGGATGAGAAAGGAAATGGCGCACTGGTTTACAAAGTGACAGACGAAGATTTGGACTGGGATACTGTAGCGATTACAGTGGAAAATGAGCCGAATTTGTCTGCTCCTAAAGGCAAAGTCGTATTAGCAGGAAAAATATAA
- a CDS encoding cation diffusion facilitator family transporter, whose protein sequence is MGHNHDHHHHHGSNNKKALLWAFLLISLFMFVEVIGGILTNSLALLSDAGHMLSDAAALGLSLLAVQFGQKKADQSKTYGYKRFEILAAFINGLALIVIAILIVWEAVKRFSSPPEIAGSGMLLISSIGLLVNIAAAFILMMGDKEENLNVRSAFLHVLGDLLGSVGAIIAALLIMFFNWGIADPIASLLVAVLIAVSGFRVTKDSFHVLMEGVPANIPVEKVKQKLEQIDGVCGIHDLHVWVITSDFPALSCHIAIQKEFDGRTVIKAANQILHDEFGLHHTTIQIDEDGEDHSEHEHCN, encoded by the coding sequence ATGGGACATAATCACGATCATCACCATCACCATGGTTCAAATAATAAAAAAGCATTGCTGTGGGCTTTTTTGCTTATCTCCCTTTTCATGTTTGTGGAAGTGATCGGAGGCATATTGACGAACAGTTTAGCTCTTCTTTCTGATGCCGGCCATATGCTGAGCGATGCGGCTGCACTGGGATTATCTTTATTAGCCGTCCAATTTGGCCAGAAAAAAGCCGATCAGTCTAAAACATATGGCTACAAGCGTTTTGAAATTTTAGCTGCATTTATTAATGGCCTTGCCTTAATTGTGATAGCTATTTTGATTGTCTGGGAAGCAGTGAAGCGATTTTCTTCACCTCCGGAAATAGCAGGGTCAGGAATGCTTCTGATCTCCTCTATTGGTCTTCTTGTAAATATAGCAGCGGCCTTTATATTAATGATGGGAGATAAAGAAGAGAATCTGAACGTGAGGAGTGCATTTCTCCACGTGCTTGGGGATTTACTCGGATCTGTAGGAGCCATTATTGCTGCTCTCCTTATCATGTTTTTCAATTGGGGAATTGCGGATCCGATTGCGAGTTTGCTTGTAGCTGTTTTAATTGCTGTTAGCGGCTTTAGGGTTACTAAGGATTCATTCCATGTATTAATGGAGGGAGTTCCCGCGAATATTCCGGTTGAAAAGGTGAAACAGAAGCTGGAGCAGATTGATGGCGTATGCGGTATACATGATCTTCACGTTTGGGTTATAACGTCTGATTTTCCCGCATTAAGCTGCCACATCGCCATTCAAAAAGAATTCGATGGACGAACTGTAATCAAGGCTGCCAATCAGATTCTTCACGATGAGTTTGGCCTGCACCATACGACCATTCAGATTGATGAGGATGGAGAAGACCATTCAGAACACGAGCATTGCAATTAG
- a CDS encoding MBL fold metallo-hydrolase, whose protein sequence is MEIRLIRNATLVVNYAGKTFLIDPFFADKGAMPPFPNTPNQDKRNPMVSLPVPIKEIIEADAVIVTHLHPDHYDDAAIKDLPKEISIYAQNENDAAAIRQDGFVHAQSLGETITVGDIKITKTGGQHGRGEITKMTGQVSGVVFSHPDEKTLYIAGDTIWCEDVKEALQKHNPEVIVVNGGAAQFLEGGTITMDKEDIEQLHHAASESIIVVSHMETLNHCLLTRRDLREFLSAKDWSGKALVPEDGETIKF, encoded by the coding sequence ATGGAGATTCGTCTAATCCGCAATGCTACATTAGTTGTAAATTACGCAGGAAAAACCTTTCTAATTGACCCGTTTTTTGCTGATAAAGGAGCCATGCCTCCGTTTCCCAACACCCCTAATCAGGATAAACGGAATCCAATGGTCAGCCTGCCCGTACCAATCAAAGAAATTATTGAAGCGGATGCGGTAATCGTTACTCATCTGCATCCCGATCACTATGATGACGCAGCCATCAAAGATTTGCCAAAGGAAATCAGTATTTACGCTCAAAACGAAAATGATGCAGCAGCCATTCGCCAAGATGGTTTTGTTCATGCACAATCTCTTGGGGAGACCATTACCGTTGGAGACATTAAAATTACAAAAACGGGCGGCCAGCATGGGAGAGGCGAAATTACAAAGATGACTGGCCAGGTTTCAGGAGTGGTTTTCAGCCATCCAGATGAAAAAACATTGTATATCGCCGGGGATACTATCTGGTGTGAAGATGTAAAAGAAGCCCTTCAAAAGCATAATCCTGAAGTAATCGTTGTGAACGGAGGAGCTGCACAATTCCTTGAAGGCGGCACTATTACGATGGATAAAGAAGATATTGAGCAGCTCCATCATGCCGCTTCTGAATCCATTATCGTTGTGTCGCATATGGAAACATTGAATCACTGTCTGCTGACAAGGAGGGATTTGAGAGAATTTCTTTCTGCTAAGGATTGGTCCGGCAAGGCTTTGGTCCCGGAAGATGGAGAAACGATAAAGTTTTAA
- a CDS encoding nucleoside hydrolase produces the protein MKVLLFCDPGIDDSLAIIYALQHPQIELLGIVTSYGNVSKEQATLNAAYLAGLAGRSDIPVISGAEFPLSGENTTYYPEIHGPDGLGPIRPPASIQGNYQGFMHLYKVIEDHLDDVVIIDVGRSTSLAAAFNLNKNLMMKVNRIYIMGGAFYVPGNVTPLAEANFHGDPIAANVVLKYAKEVFISPLNITNHAIVTREVASYIYNSAHSVFKELIPPITEYYAAYYRKMNPGMRGAPVHDVLPLYQLLNHSFIITKERKVTVLTCDDGRGTSAADFRNSSKNDGSQRHIGLLFDYRHFISDFIKTMTV, from the coding sequence ATGAAGGTACTTCTTTTTTGTGACCCTGGGATTGATGATTCACTTGCGATCATCTATGCCTTGCAGCACCCGCAAATTGAACTTCTTGGAATTGTAACCAGCTACGGAAATGTATCGAAGGAGCAGGCCACATTAAATGCGGCCTATTTGGCAGGTCTTGCAGGGCGTTCTGATATTCCAGTTATCTCTGGTGCAGAATTTCCTCTTTCTGGGGAAAATACGACCTACTATCCTGAAATTCATGGACCTGATGGACTTGGCCCCATCCGCCCTCCAGCTTCGATCCAAGGTAATTATCAGGGATTCATGCATTTGTACAAAGTGATTGAAGATCATTTGGATGACGTGGTGATCATCGATGTAGGACGCAGCACTTCTCTCGCTGCCGCCTTTAATTTAAATAAGAATCTCATGATGAAAGTGAACAGGATCTATATAATGGGCGGAGCATTTTATGTCCCTGGAAATGTGACCCCGCTTGCAGAAGCTAATTTCCATGGAGACCCGATTGCAGCGAACGTTGTCCTTAAATATGCAAAAGAAGTGTTCATTTCACCGCTGAATATAACAAACCATGCCATTGTGACAAGGGAAGTTGCTTCTTATATTTATAATTCGGCCCATTCCGTCTTTAAGGAGCTCATCCCGCCGATTACTGAATATTATGCTGCTTACTACCGCAAAATGAATCCGGGTATGAGAGGGGCTCCTGTTCACGATGTACTGCCGTTGTATCAACTGTTGAATCACTCTTTTATTATCACAAAAGAACGAAAGGTAACCGTTTTAACCTGTGACGACGGAAGGGGTACGAGTGCAGCTGATTTCAGGAATTCAAGCAAAAACGATGGGAGCCAAAGACATATAGGATTGCTGTTTGATTACCGGCACTTCATTTCAGATTTTATTAAAACGATGACGGTTTAA
- the chrA gene encoding chromate efflux transporter, whose product MNSRIKTWLEILFVSSKLGWTSFGGPVAHLGYFREEYVKKKKWLDDQSYADIVALCQFLPGPASSQVGLSIGLLRGGLVGSFLSWFGFTMPSILILILCAYLFKGTDVHDAGWLMGLKITAVAVVAQAVMGMGKSLAPDRPRIAIAVLAAIGALFVPSAWGQIAIIAGSAAAGYMLYKREEVPAVPKLVLSIGKKTAAASLLLFVLLLVLLPIIRQTFPGTYIALFDVFYRVGSLVFGGGHVVLPMLEKEVVPAGWMTQDVFLAGYGAAQAVPGPLFTLAGYIGAIISDVPGALIATAAMFLPSFLLVIGVLPFWSSIRGKKGVQAALMGVNAAVVGILLAALYDPVFTSAVDSAASFALALVSFAFLVYWKLPPWLVVALTIIGGTLMKQIGVL is encoded by the coding sequence ATGAATTCGCGTATTAAAACCTGGCTTGAGATTTTATTCGTGTCCTCTAAGCTCGGATGGACCTCCTTTGGCGGTCCAGTTGCCCATTTAGGGTATTTCCGGGAGGAGTATGTCAAAAAGAAAAAATGGCTGGATGACCAGTCTTATGCAGATATCGTAGCGCTGTGCCAGTTTCTCCCGGGACCTGCGAGCAGTCAGGTCGGCCTTTCCATCGGGCTGCTGCGGGGAGGCCTCGTTGGGAGTTTTCTATCATGGTTCGGTTTTACCATGCCCTCTATCCTTATCCTGATCTTATGCGCATACTTGTTCAAGGGGACGGATGTTCATGACGCAGGCTGGCTGATGGGACTGAAAATTACAGCGGTAGCAGTAGTAGCGCAGGCTGTGATGGGAATGGGGAAATCACTTGCACCGGACAGACCGCGGATCGCAATCGCTGTTCTGGCTGCAATCGGTGCCCTTTTCGTTCCATCAGCATGGGGGCAGATTGCAATTATTGCAGGATCGGCTGCTGCGGGTTATATGCTATATAAAAGAGAAGAAGTTCCTGCCGTGCCTAAGCTTGTCCTTTCAATCGGTAAAAAAACAGCTGCAGCTTCACTCTTATTGTTTGTTTTGCTGCTTGTGCTCCTGCCCATTATCCGGCAGACATTCCCAGGGACCTATATCGCTTTATTTGACGTATTTTACCGTGTCGGTTCCCTCGTATTCGGCGGCGGTCATGTCGTCCTGCCGATGCTTGAAAAAGAGGTAGTTCCTGCAGGCTGGATGACACAGGATGTGTTTCTTGCCGGATACGGGGCCGCACAGGCAGTTCCTGGCCCGCTTTTTACACTTGCTGGTTATATCGGTGCGATCATCTCTGATGTTCCCGGAGCCTTAATCGCGACCGCTGCTATGTTTCTGCCTTCATTTTTGCTCGTCATCGGAGTTCTTCCTTTTTGGAGCAGCATCCGCGGAAAAAAGGGAGTGCAGGCAGCCCTCATGGGAGTAAATGCTGCGGTGGTTGGCATTCTGCTTGCCGCCTTGTATGATCCTGTTTTTACAAGTGCCGTTGATTCAGCTGCCTCTTTTGCTCTGGCCCTTGTCTCCTTTGCTTTTCTCGTTTATTGGAAGCTGCCGCCATGGCTAGTCGTGGCACTTACCATAATCGGCGGCACATTGATGAAGCAAATTGGAGTGCTTTAA